GAGACCAAATTTTGTtggttttgtgtgtgtgtgtgaaaaattgttttaaacaaaagcaaactattatttatcaattataGAATACATTTTCTTTTAGATATTAATTATACTCATTTATATTATGTTGGTTTTATAAGCTTATGATAGACATTCTAATTGTTGAtatatgaaaaacaataattaaTCTTTTGTatagaatatttatttgttagATGCTTCACTTCATTCTAAGTTAAGGTTGAGTGACTAACATAGTTTCATGCATAGATGGGTGTTTTATTGTATCTATGATATCAATTACCTAATATTATCTATACTTTGTATAATGATATCTACTATCTGGATTTGTTATTTTTAAAGCTAAACGAATAAGAAATATCACCGTAAGTCAATCATTATCATATTATAAAATGGACTAGAAAAAATATTCAGTTCATGCTCATGTACCTACAGAgataataatttaaaagaattattatcagaaggggttttgtggagatttggtattttcatagttgaaagcgtgagtcagttgaaactagaccaccagggaaaacctgaaagcattggacggccgtttcgtcctattaccggactcctcagcagtgcgcatccacgatcccgcactcgcgagattcgaacccaggacctaccagtttcgcatcagagcacttaacagatagaccactgaaccgacatctgatggtgtttatctaactccaatcaatccactgCCTGATGAGAATCAACTTTAAAATATACTTGATAAAAACtgattttaaatgaatatgACAATCCCTTCTGACATAAATAATTCAACGATTAGTTGAATAACACATTTCTACTAAACATttaaactatattttttatatacattTAAAGAAACTTACCTGAAAAATtctgaaaattatttatattattcatacTCATTGGATCTACACCTAAATTAGCATCGAATAAAGGATTAGATGTGGATATAAATTGTCCATTTGAATCTAACCATGTAGTTATATCAttatttgaaatacatttgtttACATTAGAATTATATGCAAAAAGTGTATTATTAACAGCTTTATTTATTGACATGGAATCATGATTGAATTCATTTCTATTACTTAAATTCATTGTTTGTGAGCAGGTTGTTATTGATGATACTGTTGTTATCGTtgatgttattgttgttgttgttaaatgTTCCGGTGTTGGAGGTAATGGAAGACTTGGTGGTGGAGGTAAATTCATTGGATTAAATAAACGATTATCTCCATTACAATGATTATAAGAAATATTAAGTTTTGATAGATCTATACTAGAATTATTTGATTGAAATTGTTGCATCAATGTATTGTTTACTGTGTCAACTTTTGCATACGGTTGAGAATCACAATCAGATCCAGGTAGACTTGTGTAAATTGAATTATCATGAAATGCTTTACGATAATTAATATTGTTTATAATATTCTCATCAGATCTTAAATATGTTCCATGGAAATGTGGAGTCATAGATCCAGGGGGAATAAACTTTAAAAGAAAAGATTGTCAATATACATAAAAATTTATATAGTTATTAAAGCATAAATGGTATATTTGGACATTTTTAATATTGATATGACCAAACTGTCGATGTCTAAATGATCTCATAAGATTCCTGATAAGAAAATTAAGGTTTATGATGTAGTAATCACATCCTTTATGTGATATTTTTTCCACTTTATCCTAACATAGTATCCAGTAGCTTCTATAGAGTTTATGCACTGAACAAAAAGTTACATTCGTCTAAACTTTCAAACTTATAGAAACTTCAAAGGAAGCAATTATTCAAATCTTTGATTCCTTTTATCCTATAAATTTACTAGCCTTTATTGATTCGTCTTTATAGTAATTTGTAATGCATTACCTTATGTTATATCAAGTTTTTACTAGGACTTACTAATGATAATTTTATCATACAACTATCTACCATACATAATCTATATGAAATATTAACTGGAAGGATTTAACCTGAAACATCCTTTCCTTGAATAATAAAAGCTTTATAATAATTTAAcacttgaattcatgagtcatttgaaactagaccaccatggaaaacctaagaagcactggacggtcgttgtTTTGATCATTTCTTaagaatataaatgaaatattttgacgTGTATAGAGATATACAACTGAtatttatcaatttaatcttattattttatcattatatacAATCAAATCTATGTCTTAAATGTAAATTTCTTTTAAATCGCTATAGTACAAGCGCTTTGTGTTTAAAAGCTagttaatcattatgaataacAAAAGTAGTTAATACGGTATAATGTTTAATGAtcattgttatatcctagtcaAGATTAAATTACAGGTAACTTCTGAGAATTGTTAATGGACtaatattgtatatatactcctattgtataactgttcagaaactagattatgtatatctatattcctcttgTCATAAGCtccattttgacctatagattatgattatacgatttactgttctcaAATTATGTTCGGTTTATTCACTAccgtctcccacgttcacagacacattttggcttgatcttgtatgaaTGTTATCTCCTATtttgtggtgtgatgtggtctgtttggctggtatataaaccaagtatgtttgaattaaatgattcgcatagtggaAGCTGTCATTagtgttctgaactcaactgGACGTGCTAGGCGGACTTAGGACTAATGAGGACGCTAAGCTGCTCATACTGATCGGATGTTATTGGTTTAGCACAGTACTAAGATTGAACAATTTGTATTTCGATTGAAGAATAAATCACGCGATAGCTAGTTGGGTTTAAAGTCACAACAATCATTATACTTAATTTATATCTTTTCAATAGCAAGTGTTTTATAAAAAAACTTCAAATAAGAAAAATTGATTATATAACATATTTCATAGTAAATGAAACTTACATTTGGTGTCATAAGTGATACAATCGGTAATGAATCTTTCAGATCAAATGATTTTACACCGGGTATACTAGTTGTTATCAAATTAGAACCAAATTCATTCGATAATGAACTAAATAGATTATTTGAATTTATATGTGTAGgataattatgattatgattattattatcatctaatCCAATTGATTGAAATGATTGATGTAATGTATTAGTAGTTAAATTAATATTCATTGGTGTTATTCCATTATTTGGTAAAAATTGATATCCACCTAAATATGTAGTTGTACTAGGTAATCTTATAGTTGATTCTTGACATCGTTGAGGATGTTGAAATTGATATTGTACATCACCGATTGTATCATTTGTTGTAGTTACTActatattattcattaaattattgatttttaattgttctgttaataatgatacattttgagtgtttattttattatttacatttgaatttgaATCAAATTGTGTTGAATCACTGAAACGTTTATTTGTTCTATGAAATTTATGACGAAATGATATATGTAAACGTTCTCTTCCCCatacacaaaataaacaaaataaaccaaaacatattaatattactaatagACTACAAATAATTGCAAGTATATAGGTTGTTGTTTGTCCTAATGGATTATTTAATGTTGAAGATTgttcatttaataaatatgGAAGACTTGTTGATGTCaattgaaattcttgatgattgAATTCATTAGGATCATTTCTTTCAGGTTGAAATTTTGAATTTGGCATTCTtactataaaatatttaataaaattgaagaaaaataaatcattcataTACTTCAATAGTAAAGAAGGAATTGTTTGTGTTTATAAAGGCTAAAATtgtgaataaattaatatactGTATAACTAATCAATTCCAGTATACAACTTCAGTGTTTCTTAATAGTTATGAGAACGTAGTACTCATGGAcaactttattaaaaaaaatcaatttgatattatatgcaaagatggatagtggctagcagtggaatcaaggatgtgcgtttcgtccaattccggactcgtcagttggatgtacctgcatctcagagttgatgttctctctGAGACttaaactcagtacctttcattTCAAACGCTATCGAGTTTTcgactcagctactgagtcctgatatccacttgcttgtgcaatgtggtgaagtttaaattcacttagta
This genomic interval from Schistosoma mansoni strain Puerto Rico chromosome W, complete genome contains the following:
- a CDS encoding putative map kinase kinase protein DdMEK1, which encodes MPNSKFQPERNDPNEFNHQEFQLTSTSLPYLLNEQSSTLNNPLGQTTTYILAIICSLLVILICFGLFCLFCVWGRERLHISFRHKFHRTNKRFSDSTQFDSNSNVNNKINTQNVSLLTEQLKINNLMNNIVVTTTNDTIGDVQYQFQHPQRCQESTIRLPSTTTYLGGYQFLPNNGITPMNINLTTNTLHQSFQSIGLDDNNNHNHNYPTHINSNNLFSSLSNEFGSNLITTSIPGVKSFDLKDSLPIVSLMTPNFIPPGSMTPHFHGTYLRSDENIINNINYRKAFHDNSIYTSLPGSDCDSQPYAKVDTVNNTLMQQFQSNNSSIDLSKLNISYNHCNGDNRLFNPMNLPPPPSLPLPPTPEHLTTTTITSTITTVSSITTCSQTMNLSNRNEFNHDSMSINKAVNNTLFAYNSNVNKCISNNDITTWLDSNGQFISTSNPLFDANLGVDPMSMNNINNFQNFSGVQNSEYSNSTTNGSNTYSTYYGTPNMLPISIPTVQMITVSFIKTKKLIIHFLFISVLFSSNEVL